The window GGGTTCAGTGGCAAACAAGTTCTATGTCCACAATGACATCTTCCGCTATGAGGATGAAGTTTTCGGAGACTCTGAAGCTGAGCTTGATGAGGGTAAGGATGTTGACAAATACcatattttggattttattttacatttgtaggGACTCAGTTCATATGTTAATTATGTCAAGTAAGAGTATTCCTGaaaatcttttgtttatttgctttctttctcagaatcagaggaggaagttgaggaggagccagaggagagGCAGCCTTCCCCTGAGCCACTTCAGGAAAGCCCCAACAGCACCACCTATTACGAACCTCACCCTGTCACGTATGCCAAAACTTAATCATAACCTTGAtgatacatttcctttttttgtgtgtaaatctaGCATGGCAGCTTTTGCCTTTTGAAGCTGAGTTTATCTGTGAAAGTCAACATGCACATTTGTACTCTGCAGTAATGGAGTAGAGGAACCCATGGAGGAGCCAGCTCCAGAACCAGAGCCGGAGCCTGAACCAGAGCCCAAAGTTGAAGACATCAAGCCTGAAGTGGATGAGAAGGTTCTGGacgagatggaggagaaagCACCTTCACCGGTTCCTGTGGAGTCCCCACCAAATACCCAGGAGCCTCCCAAGGTCAGTCAGacgtgtgtttctgtatgttttacttctctcactctcttttttttagagGTGATACTAGTCTAGAGTTCGCTGAATCTTTCTCTTAACTGAACTTTGATACCTGGCTATactacatatttttaaaaaacaaaaacaaatatacaatcTTGACTAAAATCAACACAAGCAGATTCTAAGGTATAGTAGTAATTTAAAGCTGTGCTTGTCATCATCTTTGAGCATCCTGATCATGGTTTATTCCCATATATGAGCACTTAATTTTTATCCGatatttatttggatttttaagAAATAACAATTTAGCTCCATCAGTTTTTTTGGATCGTTGTCATTTTGCAATGCACAGGCCTGATTGTGCTGCCCAATAGTACACCAATTAATATTGTAGAATATGTGGATGCTATTGTAGTCTTTAATGATGCATTACCGCATCCCTCACAGACCTTCTCCTGGGCCTTGGTGACCAGTAAAAACCTGCCTCCTACCGGCACAGTCGCCTCCTCTGGAATCTCACCCCACGTTGTTAAAGGGCCAAGCTCACAGGTAATCGACAAGGAAAAGTTTACATCTAACAAATTAAACAAAGGAGATGAACAAAGGAGATGTCAGGTGTGCTACTACAAATGGGTCACTACGCTGGAGACGACCATGTTTTCATCCGTTTCTCTCAAGCATGTGTTGCATTGAAGATGGTGGTTAACAGCAGCAGTAGATAATGACAAGTCACTGATGAGCTCCTTCATGCAATGGAATTGAATGTGTGGTATATTTccttgtatttttctttttgattaaaTGTCACACTCTTCCCCCATTCAGCCCAGAGTTGAAGCCAAGCCGGAGACACAGACAGCACCTCTTCGGCCCAGAGACCAGCGCACGCGTGACAGACCGGCCTTCACTCAGCGTGGTCCGAGACCTGGtaataacaacaaacacatttatgatttcttgatatatatattttttttctggtggagCTTTTAATTACTGTCTGCCCGATGTCTCTGTCTCTATTAGATGGCGTTGCATCGGAGTCACAAACAGGAAAACCTCACTTGAGTTTTGTCAACAAAGGTAAATATATTCATTAAGCTACATCAGAATCAAATATAGTTCTGTTTGATCCTTATTTTATGCACCTTAGTATATATAATTCTCTTATGGTGATATGCGTGGTATGGATTCACTTTCGTAATGCCATGGCTTTTACTTACCAAGTAAAACTTACTGGGATTTTAATGCAGCTGAACTGATGCGTCTCTCGGCCTGTTGTTGTGACCTGCAGGTGGCCGGGGAGAAGGTGAATCTGGAGAGATGGACACCAGGCGGATTGTACGCTACCCAGACAGCCACCAGCTTTTTGTTGGCAACCTCCCACATGACATTGACGAGAGCGAGCTCAAAGAGTTTTTCATGAGTACGTTcccccacaaagaaaaaacatgtcaatacattttcaatttcttttaaaaaatcatccCAAACCTTGTTTTGAGAATGGATGAAAGTTGAATGtcttaatatcttttttttttttttttctgtgtgtgtatcagcaTATGGAAATGTGGTGGAGCTGCGGATCAACACCAAGGGCGTTGGTGGGAAGCTGCCCAACTTTGGATTTGTGGTCTTTGACGATTCTGATCCTGTGCAAAGAATCCTGGGGGCTAAGGTAGAAGGGGCATGTATTGACATTTCATTACCCACTTTCATTCACTTGGTGGTGGTTTGGTGACACACATTTCTACAGTTAATTTGACACTGGATATCACTTCCCTGCTCAATTTGAATTGGCCCCTGTGAGAGATAAAATCTATAACCACTGTCTCTTATAATGCATGTTTTCTATCTGTTATGTGAGTTTGTAAGGTGAAACTCCGCCCAATGGtaatgttacatttaaaaaaagtggtGGGAACTTGGAAATctatagggggaaaaaaaacgttctgccaatatcaaaaataaaagcagggtGCTGCGTTGGTGAGGGCATGTTGCTTCATCCCTGAAACATCAAACACACGTCAGGAGTCTGAGTAATGGATGCATGAGCTTGATGATTTTGGGACTGCATCCACAGGCAGCTGTCTGGACCTTAAGGCACGCATGGCCTCATTTTCAGACTACTTGTAGTTTCTAGGTTACAAAATCCATCTTCTGACACTTATGCAGAACTTTCTTGTAAACAATTAGAAATGCAAGCGTGACAAAACACTCGCCAGACATCCCGGAAGACATGGCAGCATCCCTCccctatttcttcttcttttatttaagtctcacctcctccttgatttttttttttttgaacggtcagtgaatgaaaagtgacatttacaagCTTGTGTATAccgggaaaaaaacaccctcaTCTTAGAGCTGCTCTGACAACACTGAACTTCATAGAATTTGTATAGAAAATTCTGAGCTACTTTGTGAAATATGATTGAAAGgtaaacaactacaacaacaagaacaaaaagaaactgttcactTTACAAAACAATCCTTTAGGAATTAGCTCATGCATGTGgggttttttagtttgttttttcacacgAGGACTATTGGTCTGATTGCAGCCGTTGAGTTTCAATTGTTTCGCTGGGAGGTACACAAAACTGCTCAGGCCAGACCAGTGGAACACAGATCTTACGAAGGGTCAGATGAACAATCCTGTGTGCGCAAACCAGTGAATGACATGGGTTTTGAATTTGATCTGGATATATTCAGTCCTCTTTTCTCCTGTAGTGACCTTGCTCTCTCCTTGCAGCCCATCATGTTTCGAGGCGAGGTGCGTCTgaatgtggaggagaagaagacaagGGCGGTTCGCGAACGAGAGACCCGCGGCGGAGGAGACGATCGTCGGGACATGAGGCGCAACGATCGGGGCCCTGGAGGTTCACGAAGC is drawn from Scophthalmus maximus strain ysfricsl-2021 chromosome 8, ASM2237912v1, whole genome shotgun sequence and contains these coding sequences:
- the g3bp2a gene encoding ras GTPase-activating protein-binding protein 2 isoform X3 encodes the protein MVMEKPSPLLVGREFVRQYYTLLNKAPDFLHRFYGRNSSYVHGGLDPSGKLAEAVYGQAEIHKKVMSLQFSECHTKIRHVDAHATLSDGVVVQVLGELSNNGQPMRKFMQTFVLAPEGSVANKFYVHNDIFRYEDEVFGDSEAELDEESEEEVEEEPEERQPSPEPLQESPNSTTYYEPHPVTNGVEEPMEEPAPEPEPEPEPEPKVEDIKPEVDEKVLDEMEEKAPSPVPVESPPNTQEPPKTFSWALVTSKNLPPTGTVASSGISPHVVKGPSSQPRVEAKPETQTAPLRPRDQRTRDRPAFTQRGPRPDGVASESQTGKPHLSFVNKGGRGEGESGEMDTRRIVRYPDSHQLFVGNLPHDIDESELKEFFMTYGNVVELRINTKGVGGKLPNFGFVVFDDSDPVQRILGAKVEGPIMFRGEVRLNVEEKKTRAVRERETRGGGDDRRDMRRNDRGPGGSRSIVGSGMMRERDGRGPPPRGGMAPKPGMGSGRGSGGPGEGRFTTQRR
- the g3bp2a gene encoding ras GTPase-activating protein-binding protein 2 isoform X2, which produces MIFPACYQRHLILFTKEMVMEKPSPLLVGREFVRQYYTLLNKAPDFLHRFYGRNSSYVHGGLDPSGKLAEAVYGQAEIHKKVMSLQFSECHTKIRHVDAHATLSDGVVVQVLGELSNNGQPMRKFMQTFVLAPEGSVANKFYVHNDIFRYEDEVFGDSEAELDEESEEEVEEEPEERQPSPEPLQESPNSTTYYEPHPVTNGVEEPMEEPAPEPEPEPEPEPKVEDIKPEVDEKVLDEMEEKAPSPVPVESPPNTQEPPKTFSWALVTSKNLPPTGTVASSGISPHVVKGPSSQPRVEAKPETQTAPLRPRDQRTRDRPAFTQRGPRPDGVASESQTGKPHLSFVNKGGRGEGESGEMDTRRIVRYPDSHQLFVGNLPHDIDESELKEFFMTYGNVVELRINTKGVGGKLPNFGFVVFDDSDPVQRILGAKPIMFRGEVRLNVEEKKTRAVRERETRGGGDDRRDMRRNDRGPGGSRSIVGSGMMRERDGRGPPPRGGMAPKPGMGSGRGSGGPGEGRFTTQRR
- the g3bp2a gene encoding ras GTPase-activating protein-binding protein 2 isoform X1, which produces MIFPACYQRHLILFTKEMVMEKPSPLLVGREFVRQYYTLLNKAPDFLHRFYGRNSSYVHGGLDPSGKLAEAVYGQAEIHKKVMSLQFSECHTKIRHVDAHATLSDGVVVQVLGELSNNGQPMRKFMQTFVLAPEGSVANKFYVHNDIFRYEDEVFGDSEAELDEESEEEVEEEPEERQPSPEPLQESPNSTTYYEPHPVTNGVEEPMEEPAPEPEPEPEPEPKVEDIKPEVDEKVLDEMEEKAPSPVPVESPPNTQEPPKTFSWALVTSKNLPPTGTVASSGISPHVVKGPSSQPRVEAKPETQTAPLRPRDQRTRDRPAFTQRGPRPDGVASESQTGKPHLSFVNKGGRGEGESGEMDTRRIVRYPDSHQLFVGNLPHDIDESELKEFFMTYGNVVELRINTKGVGGKLPNFGFVVFDDSDPVQRILGAKVEGPIMFRGEVRLNVEEKKTRAVRERETRGGGDDRRDMRRNDRGPGGSRSIVGSGMMRERDGRGPPPRGGMAPKPGMGSGRGSGGPGEGRFTTQRR